One genomic region from Anthonomus grandis grandis chromosome 1, icAntGran1.3, whole genome shotgun sequence encodes:
- the LOC126743335 gene encoding chromatin accessibility complex 16kD protein gives MEPESDKLSHRSAISVGRVNTIMKSSSDVENVSKESSLVMSKAVELFIKMLTEEGFGEVQQTNKKLEYKCLSNVVHREDKYKFLRDILPKKITVLQYKEIVAKRNREEKKEGEKGSSTEDSDGSSSSGNSDGEVDSNDSGGSVK, from the coding sequence aTGGAGCCAGAGTCAGACAAACTGTCCCATAGGTCGGCAATTTCCGTTGGCAGGGTCAATACCATAATGAAAAGTTCCTCAGATGTGGAAAATGTCAGCAAAGAGTCCTCACTAGTAATGTCCAAAGCGGTGGAATTGTTTATTAAGATGCTCACCGAGGAGGGTTTCGGTGAGGTGCAGCAGACCAACAAGAAGTTGGAATACAAGTGTTTATCTAATGTGGTGCATCGGGAGGATAAATATAAGTTCCTGAGAGatattttacctaaaaagaTCACCGTTTTGCAGTATAAAGAGATTGTGGCTAAGAGGAACAGGGAGGAGAAGAAAGAGGGTGAAAAGGGGTCTTCGACCGAGGATTCCGACGGTAGTAGTAGTAGCGGTAATAGTGATGGTGAGGTGGATAGTAATGACAGTGGTGGATCTGTTAAGTAA